The Toxoplasma gondii ME49 chromosome XII, whole genome shotgun sequence genome includes a region encoding these proteins:
- a CDS encoding hypothetical protein (encoded by transcript TGME49_217400~Signal peptide predicted by SignalP 2.0 HMM (probability 0.988) with cleavage site probability 0.805 at residue 26~Predicted trans-membrane domain (TMHMM2.0):6-29:461-484:652-675:684-707): MAACGRLAPLVLLFLVAYFPLLCSFARPVDSEDGVDSDNQTLTNTDFELENDSMENQTSDDAFDDITEQRLDNDVENASFAQLATQKSNAAAGQKLFAALENAMKDQNAARTQQQKGQDMFFAAKKAVDTGDDSALQCVIFKPKRKWSQLLKSFCKSYRKQEQLFSTCQKLAKVVEKTLLEQCGDGSFYDCRRKLGFVISNPVFVHIKDDGALNLHPKDEYFDFVIHVVKDYNDWNTARVMGDSCFYDTMAQCNSRQNQEMMKRIKKEKNATLRHDEENVGARLQALRNVLNVTKTARVDPQLLALVLQLLDTSHCSTGLLGRLKKSKKQRNEWKYQLVQTMVYWFTVNPTKCEEILAGDPGNPPDSWALKCQAFVYSIKQKKAIMPLVRAMAENDSVKSTALAGSLRSDIEKTVIAAEEVILLNAKTAMDARGAALFLVQKRRTSLALLEFFSRSALLRKILSFIVGKMITFLLPEPAKLAIVGSISRSLKSGTQSGRPEGLMEKAVVDMMACGHEAVILCMTHRPNLARTAVRAFLNVAETVSKKKDKKAEAESSTSLIQLSNTVGSPSPSNSSPQDYGGDIDDFVEVELSPTEEQLTPLAQQFADYMEGHQVNLFRGSWDEGDTHRSAFDKFRTLTGVPRTRKAYKKALVLCAWGLGLVTFALGIAAVTMFSPGHLFAYLGALSLSVGLAILVLIPLINYGILWSREYNRIAFMGGKELQRSPKKRVLKQERGYAPPDSRLSDLFDTQAALEHQAQVNPMFDGNEDET, translated from the exons ATGGCAGCATGTGGGCGGTTGGCACCgcttgttctcctcttcctcgtcgcatATTTCCCACTGTTGTGCAGTTTCGCTCGCCCTGTCGATTCCGAAGATGGCGTAGATTCAG ATAACCAAACTCTAACGAACACCGACTTCGAGCTTGAAAACGATTCTATGGAAAACCAGACAAGCGATGACGCCTTCGATGATATCACGGAACAGAGGCTGGATAACGACGTTGAAAATGCTTCCTTTGCACAGCTCGCAACCCAAAAGAGCAACGCTGCTGCGGGACAAAAACTGTTCGCG GCACTGGAGAATGCCATGAAAGATCAGAATGCCGCAAGGACGCAACAGCAAAAAGGGCAGGACATGTTTTTTGCGGCGAAGAAAGCCGTCGACACTGGCGATGACA GTGCCTTGCAGTGCGTGATATTCAAGCCGAAGCGAAAGTGGTCTCAGCTCCTGAAGAGCTTCTGCAAGAGCTACAGGAAGCAGGAGCAGCTTTTTTCAACCTGTCAAAAGCTTGCAAAGGTCGTAGAGAAGACGCTCCTCGAACAGTGTGGAGACGGTTCCTTTTACG ATTGCAGACGAAAACTCGGCTTCGTTATCAGCAACCCCGTGTTCGTCCACATCAAAGATGATGGAG cTCTCAACCTTCATCCTAAAGACGAGTATTTCGACTTCGTCATCCATGTGGTTAAAGACTACAACGATTGGAACACGGCCCGTGTTATGGGCGATTCCTGCTTCTACGACACTATGGCCCAATGCAACTCTCGACAGAACCAGGAGATGATGAAGCGCATtaagaaagaaaagaacgcgaCCTTGAGGCACGACGAAGAGAATGTTGGGGCCCGG CTGCAAGCTCTGCGGAACGTCCTGAACGTCACGAAAACCGCTCGCGTGGATCCGCAGCTCTTGGCGCTGGTCCTCCAGCTCCTCGATACAAGCCATTGCTCCACAGGGCTTCTAGGCCGTTTGAAGAAATccaagaagcagagaaacgagtgGAAATACCAACTTGTCCAGACCATGGTGTACTGGTTCACCGTGAATCCCACGAAATGCGAGGAGATCTTGGCGGGAGATCCGGGCAATCCCCCTGACTCGTGGGCACTGAAGTGCCAAGCGTTTGTGTACTCGATtaaacagaagaaggccaTTATGCCTCTCGTCCGCGCTATGGCAGAGAACGATTCAGTCAAAAGCACCGCTCTGGCCGGCTCCTTGCGAAGTGACATTGAAAAAACGGTGATCGCTGCAGAAGAGGTGATCCTGTTAAATGCAAAGACTGCCATGGACGCTCGCGGCGCTGCTCTGTTCT TGGTCCAGAAGCGGCGGACTTCCCTGGCGCTATTGGAGTTCTTTTCCCGGTCGGCTTTGCTGAGGAAAATACTATCATTCATCGTGGGCAAAATGAtcacttttcttctgcctgaACCAGCGAAGCTCGCGATTGTTGGCAGCATTTCGCGTTCACTGAAGAGCGGAACACAGAGTGGGAGACCTGAGGGTCTGATGGAGAAGGCGGTTGTGGACATGATGGCATGTGGCCACGAGGCTGTCATTTTGTGCATGACCCACCGTCCAAATCTCGCGCGAACAGCGGTCCGCGCCTTTCTGAACGTTGCGGAGACTGTTTccaaaaaaaaagacaaaaaggCGGAAGCAGAAAGTTCGACCTCTCTTATTCAACTCAGCAACACTGTAGGCTCTCCATCCCCCAGCAATTCTTCTCCTCAGGATTACGGTGGCGACATTGACGATTTCGTCGAAGTGGAACTGTCACCGACCGAGGAACAACTGACTCCGCTCGCGCAGCAGTTTGCGGATTACATGGAGGGTCATCAGGTTAATCTTTTCCGCGGGTCGTGGGACGAGGGAGACACTCATCGTTCAGCATTTGACAAGTTCCGGACTTTGACAGGCGTTCCTcgaacgaggaaagcgtACAAGAAGGCTCTTGTCCTTTGCGCCTGGGGGCTGGGGCTGGTCACCTTCGCTCTCGGGATTGCGGCCGTCACCATGTTTTCACCTGGGCACTTGTTTGCGTATCTGGGAGCACTTTCGTTGTCCGTCGGTCTCGCGATCCTGGTGCTCATTCCCCTCATCAACTACGGTATTCTCTGGTCGAGGGAATACAATCGAATTGCCTTCATGGGCGGGAAGGAACTTCAGCGATCGCCTAAAAAGCGTGTTTTGAAACAGGAACGAGGCTACGCTCCTCCGGACAGTCGCCTGTCGGATCTGTTTGACACGCAAGCCGCGCTGGAACATCAAGCTCAAGTGAACCCGATGTTCGATGGCAACGAAGATGAAACTTAA
- a CDS encoding hypothetical protein (encoded by transcript TGME49_217410~Predicted trans-membrane domain (TMHMM2.0):11-34:656-679:683-706), which translates to MVVVTGHQRCSFLTKMGSSSAVLLPLLALLAGLYSTPFSVSSENLGGSASLVDFEAASASSLLQLGLASAPSEPNPPDSPAAAPQPEGDNVPVPAAQLASSEKPGNDAGHLSAEVLGDSDGSNRASPPAQSTGGHGSDGGTPPEPQLQPSPLPGGAGSSVDEDVQTTAKEIFDYFVSGHGEQLLTCAEWQPRNMWPRLTRRFCRRFRSSNLVENCEQAAVSLQEKMKELYIQPGPNPVPEVMKGLGLQLVHPTIPRGETAASINALGQTLAAVAASDVSRVQANIPTQTCSARRILERLGRKDRRERRKHRRNADAAAHARRDAALRYLLFLDQVPEPDPVLIGLVVHLVDMKPCWRRTQKGETYPLRTGPKLLEVRTRDAISHAFAGALLTAFYKPTEQCQGDSLPYNCAVLLGSLQARDSIAAVAEKVVEAASEQTQDLSLSNSLPAQEGGATLSSTEIPTQDAVTDALLHVRLRGYYTTRTILATAGKTGSFVGFLGRSKIMSKLVAKIITVVKPLVTRRLGSEAELLTGLQLQQGESKATRDFFVEQMSATVICGTGRIGLGNVTSKLLYRILGSASPLASGSETSTSFLNLESPSLLDFSPPHSYVNVAVAGGQLPRRGVLGASRALAPVSLVSLTQKKGKNKSWSRQKPSLFIGGVLLMGIAVGCGVGFSFLWAAPWAATLAAVAVAAFLIFTVLMIIIGQKASLHRWFLKGARAGQKAQKARDDLQRRRQQLQNRVAATAGPQNGFNANNGTGGPNAVVGTVPYRPPSPQNHPAGYYTSRDYGQHQPTYGGQPYAPQGYGQHQPTYGEQTYAPRGYGQHQPTYGEQPYAPRGYGQHQSSYGGQPYAPQGYGQQQPGNGASTLPIYREQ; encoded by the exons ATGGTCGTTGTAACTGGCCACCAGAGATGTTCCTTCTTGACGAAAATGGGGAGTTCCTCCGCGGtgcttcttccgctcctGGCCCTGCTCGCCGGTTTGTACtcgacgcctttctctgtgtcttccg AGAACCTCGGTGGgtctgcctctcttgttGACTTTGAAGCCGCGAGCGCatcctctctgcttcagcTGGGCCTGGCGTCAGCACCATCTGAGCCAAATCCACCAGACTCACCCGCGGCCGCTCCACAGCCTGAAGGTGACAATGTCCCCGTACCAGCTGCACAgctcgcttcttcagaaaaACCAGGAAATGACGCAGGGCACTTGAGCGCCGAAGTACTCGGGGATTCTGATGGCTCGAATCGTGCCTCCCCGCCAGCTCAGAGCACCGGCGGACATGGCTCAGATGGAGGGACGCCTCCAGAGCCTCAGCTCCAGCCTAGC CCACTTCCCGGGGGCGCTGGTTCGTCTGTCGATGAGGACGTTCAAACGACTGCCAAAGAAATCTTCGACTATTTTGTCAGTGGACATGGTGAAC AGCTTCTCACATGTGCGGAATGGCAGCCTAGGAACATGTGGCCGAGATTGACAAGAAGGTTCTGTCGGCGCTTCCGAAGCTCCAACCTTGTTGAAAACTGCGAACAGGCGGCTGTCAGTCTCCAGGAAAAGATGAAAGAACTGTACATTCAGCCAGGTCCAAATCCAGTCCCTG AAGTTATGAAAGGGCTGGGATTGCAACTGGTGCACCCCACGATTCCCAGAG GTGAAACCGCGGCGTCTATCAATGCTCTTGGACAAACGCTTGCCGCCGTGGCAGCTTCAGACGTTTCACGCGTTCAAGCAAATATTCCAACCCAAACCTGTTCGGCGAGGCGAATTCTGGAGAGGCTTGGTCGAAAGGAtcgaagggagaggagaaaacaccGCAGGAACGCCGATGCCGCTGCTCACGCTCGTCGG GACGCGGCGTTGCGGTATCTTTTGTTTTTGGACCAAGTCCCGGAGCCAGATCCGGTTCTTATTGGATTGGTGGTTCACCTGGTCGACATGAAGCCCTGCTGGAGGCGaacgcagaaaggagaaacctATCCTCTCCGAACAGGACCGAAGCTCTTGGAGGTCAGGACAAGAGACGCAATTTCCCATGCGTTTGCTGGCGCACTTTTGACGGCCTTCTACAAGCCTACAGAACAATGTCAGGGCGACTCTCTGCCTTACAACTGTGCAGTTCTTCTGGGATCCCTTCAGGCTCGAGACTCGATCGCTGCAGTCGCAGAGAAGGTCGTCGAAGCCGCTTCAGAACAGACCCAGGATCTGAGTCTCAGCAACTCTTTGCCAGCGCAGGAAGGTGGAGCAACCTTGAGCTCTACCGAGATTCCCACGCAAGACGCGGTGACTGACGCTTTGCTGCATGTTCGACTGCGCGGCTATTACACTACCCGAACAA TTCTTGCGACGGCTGGGAAAACGGGATCGTTCGTCGGATTTCTCGGTCGATCGAAGATAATGTCGAAGCTGGTCGCAAAGATCATCACTGTCGTTAAACCCCTTGTTACCAGACGTCTTGGAAGCGAGGCTGAGCTCCTTACAGGCCTCCAACTGCAGCAAGGCGAATCGAAGGCCACCCGCGATTTCTTTGTCGAGCAGATGTCAGCCACTGTTATTTGCGGAACAGGGCGCATTGGTTTGGGGAATGTCACATCAAAGCTTTTGTACCGTATCCTTGGCTCCGCCTCACCCTTGGCGTCCGGATCCGAAACATCTACCAGTTTTCTCAACTTGGAatcgccgtctcttcttgACTTCTCCCCACCTCACAGCTATGTTAACGTGGCTGTTGCAGGTGGCCAGCTTCCAAGGCGGGGCGTCCTTGGTGCCTCGCGAGCCCTGGCGCCGGTCAGCCTCGTCTCCTTGACTCAGAAGAAGGGCAAGAACAAGTCGTGGAGTCGACAGAAACCCAGCTTATTTATTGGAGGCGTCCTTCTTATGGGTATTGCCGTCGGCTGCGGTGTAGGCTTCAGCTTTCTGTGGGCAGCTCCTTGGGCAGCCACCCTTGCTGCAGTTGCCGTAGCAGCTTTCTTGATTTTCACAGTCCTGATGATCATCATAGGACAAAAAGCTTCGTTGCATCGGTGGTTCCTGAAGGGTGCTCGCGCTGGCCAAAAAGctcagaaggcgagagatgACCTCcaacggagaagacagcagcTCCAGAACCGAGTGGCAGCGACTGCTGGCCCACAGAACGGTTTCAATGCAAACAATGGTACAGGGGGTCCAAACGCCGTCGTAGGAACCGTTCCATATCGACCGCCTTCACCTCAGAACCATCCAGCCGGATACTACACTTCGCGAGACTACGGACAACACCAACCGACCTACGGAGGGCAACCATATGCTCCGCAAGGTTACGGACAACACCAACCGACCTACGGAGAGCAAACATATGCTCCGCGAGGTTATGGACAACACCAACCGACCTACGGAGAGCAACCGTATGCTCCGCGAGGTTACGGACAACACCAATCGAGCTACGGAGGGCAACCATATGCTCCGCAAGGTTACGGACAACAACAGCCGGGCAATGGAGCGAGCACTCTTCCAATATATAGAGAACAATAG
- a CDS encoding hypothetical protein (encoded by transcript TGME49_217420~Signal peptide predicted by SignalP 2.0 HMM (probability 0.851) with cleavage site probability 0.488 at residue 33~Predicted trans-membrane domain (TMHMM2.0):9-27:555-578:581-604), whose product MSWVRSVRSTTSCPFLALFVVLSLLGLDVRSNGRSTDVLALTIENAPSAPTALRDVAAPQPATSQASQHSAQKNIKDDPESVLNNGKSFYDFFHQGQADEALKCVRLLDAKKRREAARRFCRGFGRNQILRSSCEHQSDTLLQDVDAAAEGLGSQPFPELFEKMNGSLEHPYFPARTPEPDLQAVTEFIRSTTKDTWTEPYHELLSLPTNSCSFAQGARLLMAESTRMKAKAKSPVETEAVQLVAARRTLYSTVWVPVASSLTLGIWSEIVDFSRCRRLSGVAPPSKMSAKEIVYRVFGFALARTYIPRSVQCQRQSTEPLCRMLIGYLAVSRAIIELGRVLGTPQEQKLMNAFAETTVKIRDSLTDEEISATQMQVEATIVEVTLIALSGTQKLVKLVLAMAKSKTMAKFISLLVSKLKKWLYSFEKESIESAASHREILPMLLALENANSTWLGGTGRCVRANKGLENLMVSLARRLAKDLKPKRASSFLEVHEAQLSTGKELAAVHTTRLVSPHEDTLQNFPKTLGVLSLVQVSQTPRFVGVSGWMKRRPSHYVLAFIGFAMTMTVVGAACVPLISPLFVVFLVMGVAGFVIFATFTTLLVQRNLLIRATQQAVEEIQTAEQSVQRHLQEMAETGPRGPPDPTGRNGGAEGPPAQNIPTGPLSASLARRDLPPTPSPGTQHPQMDPTSRPSTPTQTHPTLSQSSSPTPPSSQGTDNAAYENEGEYGDEHEYDNVADDEEEYGGVLGLRT is encoded by the exons ATGAGTTGGGTTCGCTCTGTACGCTCCACTACTTCCTGTCCTTTCCTGGCTTTGTTCGTGGTTCTTAGTCTCCTGGGCCTGGACGTCCGTTCCAATG GAAGAAGCACTGACGTTCTTGCGTTAACGATTGAGAACGCCCCGTCAGCGCCAACTGCGCTTCGGGATGTTGCAGCTCCGCAACCGGCCACGTCACAGGCGTCTCAGCATTCTGCGCAGAAAAACATAAAG GACGACCCGGAGTCAGTTCTCAACAATGGAAAATCCTTCTACGACTTTTTCCATCAAGGCCAAGCGGATG AGGCTCTGAAATGTGTAAGACTCTTGGATGCAAAGAAGCGGCGGGAGGCGGCCCGACGCTTCTGCCGCGGATTTGGCAGAAACCAGATACTTAGGAGTTCCTGTGAGCATCAATCCGACACCCTGCTGCAGGACGTTGACGCTGCCGCCGAAGGCCTAGGCTCCCAGCCTTTTCCAG AGCTGTTCGAGAAGATGAACGGCAGCCTTGAGCACCCCTACTTTCCGGCAC GCACGCCCGAGCCCGATCTTCAGGCTGTCACGGAGTTCATTAGGTCAACAACAAAGGACACCTGGACTGAGCCGTACCACGAGTTGCTTAGTCTCCCAACCAACAGCTGCTCCTTCGCCCAAGGCGCGCGGCTGTTGATGGCAGAGTCGACACGCATGAAGGCAAAGGCGAAGAGTCCCGTAGAGACTGAGGCTGTTCAGCTT GTGGCAGCGCGGCGAACGCTGTACAGCACAGTTTGGGTTCCCGTCGCGAGCAGCTTAACTCTCGGGATTTGGTCCGAAATTGTTGACTTCTCCCGCTGCCGCAGACTTTCTGGAGTCGCTCCGCCTAGCAAAATGTCGGCTAAAGAAATTGTTTATCGGGTTTTTGGGTTTGCTCTCGCACGCACATACATACCGCGAAGCGTGCAGTGCCAGCGTCAGTCGACCGAGCCGTTGTGCAGAATGCTCATTGGCTATCTGGCCGTCTCCCGCGCAATAATCGAACTCGGACGCGTGCTGGGTACGCCGCAAGAACAGAAACTCATGAATGCCTTTGCTGAAACAACTGTCAAAATCCGGGACAGCCTCACCGATGAGGAGATCTCAGCTACCCAAATGCAGGTTGAGGCGACGATCGTCGAAGTTACCTTAATAG CGCTTTCTGGTACGCAGAAGCTGGTTAAACTGGTGCTCGCAATGGCAAAATCGAAAACCATGGCGAAATTTATCTCCCTGCTCGTTAGCAAGTTGAAGAAGTGGTTATATTCCTTTGAAAAAGAAAGTATTGAGTCTGCGGCTTCGCACAGAGAGATTTTACCTATGTTGCTCGCACTCGAAAATGCCAATTCAACTTGGCTTGGCGGAACCGGCCGCTGCGTGAGGGCGAACAAAGGCCTGGAAAATCTGATGGTTTCTCTCGCAAGGAGACTCGCAAAGGACTTGAAACCCAAGCGAGCGTCCAGCTTTCTGGAGGTGCATGAGGCACAACTGTCAACTGGCAAGGAGCTGGCAGCTGTCCATACGACTCGTCTGGTTTCGCCCCATGAGGACACACTTCAGAACTTTCCAAAAACTCTCGGGGTCTTATCTTTGGTGCAAGTATCACAGACCCCCCGTTTTGTAGGTGTCAGTGGGTGGATGAAGCGCCGACCGTCGCATTACGTGCTCGCCTTCATTGGTTTTGCAATGACGATGACGGTGGTTGGAGCGGCTTGCGTTCCATTAATCAGTCCACTGtttgtcgtcttcctcgtcatgGGTGTCGCTGGCTTCGTTATTTTCGCCACATTCACTACTCTCCTCGTGCAACGAAACCTGTTGATCCGAGCGACGCAGCAGGCTGTGGAGGAAATCCAGACAGCAGAACAAAGCGTTCAACGGCATCTTCAGGAAATGGCGGAGACAGGTCCGAGAGGACCACCTGACCCGACAGGCCGGAACGGAGGAGCGGAAGGGCCGCCGGCCCAAAACATTCCTACGGGTCCGTTGAGTGCCTCATTGGCTCGAAGGGATCTACCCCCCACGCCGTCCCCGGGAACCCAGCACCCCCAAATGGATCCGACGAGCCGACCTTCCACCCCGACCCAAACGCATCCGACGCTCTCACAAAGTTCCTCACCTACACCGCCATCTTCTCAAGGAACTGACAATGCTGCTTACGAAAATGAAGGCGAATATGGAGATGAGCATGAGTATGACAACGTTGCAGACGATGAGGAAGAATACGGAGGTGTGTTGGGTCTCAGAACGTGA
- the PI1 gene encoding protease inhibitor PI1 (encoded by transcript TGME49_217430): MTATPAGTLVRLYSSLVSGQHKSADGDCNFAFSPYAVSAVLAGLYFGARGTSREQLENHYFDGRSAADAAACLNEAIPAVSQKEEGVDPDIQSSVVLQAANRLYASKELMEAFLPQFREFRETLEKALHTEALLANFKTNSNGEREKINEWVCSVTKRKIVDLLPPAAVTPETTLLLVGTLYFKGPWLKPFVPCECSSLSKFYRQGPSGATISQEGIRFMESTQVCSGALRYGFKHTDRPGFGLTLLEVPYIDIQSSMVFFMPDKPTDLAELEMMWREQPDLLNDLVQGMADSSGTELQDVELTIRLPYLKVSGDTISLTSALESLGVTDVFGSSADLSGINGGRNLFVSDVFHRCLVEIDEEGTDAAAGAAAGVACVSLPFVREHKVINIDRSFLFQTRKLKCVQGLRAGNSPAMRKDDDILFVGRVVDVGVLQSGGE, translated from the exons ATGACTGCAACGCCAGCAGGCACTCTAGTGAGACTATACTCTTCGTTGGTCTCTGGGCAGCACAAGAGTGCAGATGGCGACTGCAATTTTGCATTTTCGCCATACGCCGTCAGCGCTGTCCTCGCTGGCCTGTATTTCGGGGCGAGAGGAACTAGTCGGGAGCAATTGGAAAACCACTATTTCGACGGCCGGTCAGCAGCTGACGCAGCAGCATGCCTGAATGAGGCAATCCCTGCTGTCTCGCAAAAG GAGGAAGGCGTAGATCCGGATATTCAATCTTCGGTAGTACTTCAAGCTGCAAATCGTCTGTATGCGTCGAAAGAGCTGATGGAGGCGTTTCTGCCGCAATTCAGGGAATTCAGAGAAACGCTTGAAAAGGCACTTCACACAGAGGCTTTGTTGGCGAATTTCAAGACAAACAGCAACGGGGAACGAGAAAAAATCAATGAATGGGTATGCTCTGTAACGAAGCGTAAGATCGTCGATCTCCTTCCACCGGCAGCCGTCACTCCGGAAACGACCCTTCTCCTGGTCGGAACACTATATTTCAAGGGACCATGGCTGAAGCCGTTTGTCCCGTGTGAATGCAGCAGTCTGTCGAAGTTCTACAGACAGGGTCCATCTGGAGCCACTATTTCCCAAGAGGGAATCAGATTCATGGA ATCAACTCAGGTATGCAGCGGGGCTCTGCGCTATGGATTCAAACACACTGACCGCCCTGGATTTGGTCTCACGCTTCTTGAGGTCCCCTACATTGACATCCAGTCATCGATGGTGTTTTTTATGCCGGACAAGCCCACGGACTTGGCTGAGCTCGAGATGATGTGGCGTGAGCAACCAGATCTTCTAAATGATTTGGTGCAAGGCATGGCAGACTCTTCCGGCACCGAGCTCCAGGACGTAGAACTTACTATCAGACTCCCATATTTGAAAGTGAGCGGCGACACGATATCTCTGACGTCGGCACTCGAGTCTCTGGGAGTTACAGATGTTTTCGGTTCGAGCGCAGATCTATCTGGTATTAATGGAGGAAGAAACCTGTTCGTCAGCGACGTATTTCATCGGTGCTTAGTTGAGATTGATGAGGAGGGAACGGATGCGGCAGCCGGTGCAGCGGCGGGTGTTGCGTGCGTGTCCCTTCCCTTCGTTCGGGAGCATAAAGTGATTAATATTGAtcgttcgtttctttttcagacGCGAAAACTCAAGTGCGTACAGGGGCTGAGGGCAGGGAACTCGCCGGCAATGCGCAAGGATGATGACATTTTATTCGTGGGCCGTGTCGTCGATGTGGGTGTGTTACAGAGTGGTGGCGAATGA